In Saccharicrinis fermentans DSM 9555 = JCM 21142, a genomic segment contains:
- a CDS encoding alpha/beta hydrolase codes for MRRIIILSWILFVFVCSKAANIDTLMVYSKSMGKTLPNLVITPDGYSSKQKAYPVVYLLHGAGGDFMAWLKKVPDLPKYADQYDFILICPEGGKTSWYFNSPVDKEMQFETYITQEVVPEVDNNYHTVKNKEGRAITGFSMGGHGAFYLSFRNLDIWGAAGSTSGGLDILPFPNNWDISKRLGSLAENKSVWEENTVINMVHLLQRNSLKLIFDCGVSDFFYDANKRMHKKLLERNIPHDYIERPGGHTNAYWANSIKYHLYFFNDFFKR; via the coding sequence ATGAGACGAATTATTATATTAAGTTGGATACTTTTTGTATTTGTTTGTTCTAAGGCAGCAAACATTGATACCTTGATGGTTTATAGTAAGAGTATGGGTAAAACCTTACCTAATTTGGTGATTACACCCGATGGTTATTCTAGTAAGCAAAAGGCTTATCCTGTGGTGTATTTATTACATGGTGCAGGAGGCGATTTTATGGCATGGCTAAAAAAAGTGCCTGATTTACCTAAGTATGCCGATCAGTATGACTTTATTTTGATATGTCCTGAAGGTGGAAAAACAAGTTGGTATTTTAATAGTCCCGTTGATAAGGAGATGCAATTTGAAACGTATATAACACAAGAAGTGGTGCCTGAAGTGGACAATAATTATCATACCGTAAAAAATAAAGAAGGGCGTGCCATTACCGGATTTAGTATGGGTGGGCATGGAGCCTTTTATCTTTCTTTTAGAAACTTGGACATATGGGGGGCGGCAGGAAGTACCAGTGGAGGATTGGATATCTTACCCTTTCCGAATAATTGGGATATTTCAAAACGTTTAGGAAGCTTGGCGGAAAATAAGTCTGTATGGGAAGAAAATACTGTGATTAACATGGTACACTTGTTACAAAGAAATAGTTTGAAATTGATTTTTGATTGTGGGGTGAGTGATTTTTTTTATGATGCCAATAAAAGAATGCATAAAAAGCTGTTGGAACGTAATATTCCTCATGATTATATTGAACGACCTGGAGGACATACAAATGCCTATTGGGCAAATTCCATAAAGTACCATCTGTATTTTTTTAACGATTTTTTTAAAAGGTAA